The genome window ACGTGCGCCAGAGGGTGAGCAGCGCGTGGGCGATTACTTCTGGTCACTGCAAGGCGTCTCCTTCGAGGTGCGGCGCGGCGAGATGCTCGGGATCATCGGCCGCAACGGCGCGGGCAAGAGCACGCTCCTCAAGCTCCTCTCCCGGATCTCCCTGCCTACCGAGGGCACCATCCGCATGCGCGGCAAGGTGAGCAGCTTGCTGGAGGTGGGAACGGGTTTCCATCCGGAACTCACCGGGCGTGAGAACATCTACCTCAATGGCGCGATCCTCGGCATGCGCAAGGCCGAGATCAACCGGAAGCTCGACCAGATCATCGCCTTCAGCGGCATCGAGCACCACCTCGATTCACCGATCAAGCGCTACAGCAGCGGCATGAAAGTGCGCCTCGGCTTCAGCGTGGCCGCGCATCTCGATCCGGAGATCCTGATCGTGGATGAGGTGCTCGCTGTGGGCGATGCCGAGTTCCAGCGCAAATGCCTGGGCAGCATGCGCGAGGTGGCCTCCAGTGGGCGCACCATCCTTTTCGTAAGCCACAACCTGGTGAGCCTGCAGAGCCTTTGCACCCGTGCCATCTGGCTTGAGAAAGGACGGCTCCGAGCGGAAGGCCCAACGGATGAACTGGTGCGTGATTACCTGCTCGTTAGCACGCACCAGCACAGTGCGCAGGAATGGGCCGAAGGGAAGGGCCCTGGAACGGAGGACCTGCGCCTGGTCTCCGTTCGCGCGATCAGCGATGAACCTTCGGGAGCCTTCACCACCGATTCGGCCGTCCGCATCGAGATCGAGCTGGACAACCTGGGCATCGCCGACGCCGACCTCGATATCCGGCTGCAAGTGCGCACCGGCAACGATGCCATCGCCTTCAGCAACGACCTCTCGGCCAGCCAACCGGCCCGGTTCTGGAATCTCGGACGCAGCAAAGTGGCCTGCACCATACCCGCGCAGCTGCTCAACTCCAATACCTATCGTTACCACTTGGTCTTCTTCCGTCAAGGACGGGTCCTCTTCAAGGCGGAGGATGTGCTGAGCTTCGATGTGCACGAAGGCGCCCGTTCGGGCTCCACCTTCCGCAAGATGCCCGGTGCGGTGCGGCCCATGCTCACCTGGCAGCGGTGATGGCAGCCATGCTCGGCAAAGCGCTGTTGACGATCACGCGGCCATTGCAGCCGCTGATGCCGCGCATGGTGCCGGGACTGGTGATCGTGGGCGCCCAGAAAGCAGGCACCACAACGCTGTTCGACCTGCTGAGCCAGCATCCGAAGGTGATTCCTCCAGCCGTGAAGGAGATTGACTTCTTCAGCAGCGATGAACGGTACGGGGCAGGCCTCACCGCGTATTGGAAGAGTTTCCCGCGCAGGCCCGTGGCCATGGGCAGGCACATCACCTTGGAAGCATCGCCCAGCTACCTCATGTCGCCGGTGGCAGCGCAGCGCATCGCACGGCACCTGCCTAAGGCCTTGTGCCTGGCAGTGCTCCGCGATCCCGTGTCCAGGGCCTACTCCGCGTGGAACATGTACCGCCAGTTCAAGGGCGGCAAGCACCACCGCTTCCACGATCCAAGGACCTTTGAGCAGGCCGTTGCCGATGAACTTGAAGGCAAGCCATGCCACGCGCATCATGCCTATCTGGCCAACAGCACTTACGCACCACAAGTGGAGCGCTTCATCGACCATGTCGGAGCAAGCGCATTGCTCGTGCGAAGTTTCCTTGAACTCACCCGTGATCCGC of Flavobacteriales bacterium contains these proteins:
- a CDS encoding sulfotransferase — protein: MAAMLGKALLTITRPLQPLMPRMVPGLVIVGAQKAGTTTLFDLLSQHPKVIPPAVKEIDFFSSDERYGAGLTAYWKSFPRRPVAMGRHITLEASPSYLMSPVAAQRIARHLPKALCLAVLRDPVSRAYSAWNMYRQFKGGKHHRFHDPRTFEQAVADELEGKPCHAHHAYLANSTYAPQVERFIDHVGASALLVRSFLELTRDPRALVNDVLTRLGIETFPAGHPAFATRSNARAYPSAIPADLAALLHAHFEPDLRALEGMVGHALDIVDAAPQQDPKP
- a CDS encoding ABC transporter ATP-binding protein, translated to MSAQQDLVIQVEDLRKRYRLGVMGSDLLAEEAAALWGRMRGRTDAIKKRRAPEGEQRVGDYFWSLQGVSFEVRRGEMLGIIGRNGAGKSTLLKLLSRISLPTEGTIRMRGKVSSLLEVGTGFHPELTGRENIYLNGAILGMRKAEINRKLDQIIAFSGIEHHLDSPIKRYSSGMKVRLGFSVAAHLDPEILIVDEVLAVGDAEFQRKCLGSMREVASSGRTILFVSHNLVSLQSLCTRAIWLEKGRLRAEGPTDELVRDYLLVSTHQHSAQEWAEGKGPGTEDLRLVSVRAISDEPSGAFTTDSAVRIEIELDNLGIADADLDIRLQVRTGNDAIAFSNDLSASQPARFWNLGRSKVACTIPAQLLNSNTYRYHLVFFRQGRVLFKAEDVLSFDVHEGARSGSTFRKMPGAVRPMLTWQR